The proteins below are encoded in one region of Pontibacter deserti:
- a CDS encoding outer membrane beta-barrel protein, protein MKKVLLTLVLIFTIVGAFAQSASITGSIRSGQDKSALPGASVLLVNSATSATVASITDTEGNFRFERVATGDYTIKVNYLGFNPFSRNIKMEGKAINLGNLILEEASTAIGEVQVVGRAHLGEQKGDTSQFNAKAFKTAPDASAEELVTKMPGITIQDGKIQAQGEEVKQVMIDGKRYTGEDVNTAVRNISADMIESVQVFDGQSDRAAFSGFDDGNRVKTLNFTTKKDRRQGYMGKISAGYGTDDRYMVGAAVNYYNGNRRITVTGLTNNINMFDFSVGETPGGGMRGRRMGFGGGQQTGINNTNTFGINFNDMLGKKIEVSGNYNYSNRDNVNDLYRFRDFINTDTTYLENSNENEIDDSHRFNLRLQYNINNNNRLLVTPSITVQNTDALSKISAFTVDNAETDASSTLTESLTRNESRNANINFNNNILYSHRFGDSGRILTTNFSTSYSSTDGDTYQLEDTENLNDPTENINRNQFIKLDRENLSWSGNLDYSQRLGENSRLQLEYNIGNQTNDSDRRTYDFMESDERYNEAPNAPLSNTFRSDYLSQTFGPSYQYRTEKARFQANLRYQLASLQSDNIYPAPNTLKRNFNSVLPSAELEYKFSETSNLNINFRSNTNVPSVTDLQEVLDISRPTQLRVGNPALEQDYQNRINIRYRNFNGETNKVFFIGMFGTVTQNYVANSVYTRDIPAEFTEGYDPQPNARLTRPVNMDGYYNVRSFVNYGQPLNFISSNFNAFGSVGYTRTPGMLDEKVNYANTTNVGGGLNISSNISEKVDFTISSFSSYNIVKNTLQSQNNNNYFTQTTNLRYNWILFKGLVYRTELNHVYNSGLTNGVDPSYVLWNMSLGKKLFKNQQGEISFSVNDVLGQNVSVQRNIATDYIEDVQSTVLQRFFMVTFSYNLKKFASGSAPEENNNRRNWGPGMRGAH, encoded by the coding sequence ATGAAAAAGGTTTTACTGACGCTGGTTCTTATTTTTACCATCGTAGGAGCGTTTGCTCAGAGTGCTTCCATTACAGGCTCCATCAGGAGCGGCCAGGATAAGTCGGCATTGCCTGGCGCCAGCGTTTTGCTGGTAAACAGTGCCACTTCCGCCACAGTAGCATCCATTACAGATACTGAAGGTAATTTCAGGTTCGAGCGTGTCGCTACCGGCGATTATACTATAAAAGTAAATTACCTGGGTTTTAACCCTTTCAGCAGAAACATAAAGATGGAGGGCAAAGCCATTAACCTGGGCAATTTAATCCTGGAAGAGGCCTCTACAGCTATTGGGGAAGTACAGGTGGTAGGTCGAGCTCATCTTGGCGAGCAGAAAGGCGATACTTCACAGTTCAATGCCAAAGCATTTAAGACAGCTCCCGATGCCAGTGCTGAAGAACTGGTAACCAAAATGCCCGGCATTACCATACAGGATGGAAAAATACAGGCGCAGGGCGAAGAAGTAAAACAGGTCATGATTGATGGCAAGCGCTACACCGGCGAAGACGTGAACACAGCTGTTCGTAATATCTCAGCGGATATGATCGAGAGCGTACAGGTGTTTGATGGCCAGAGCGACCGTGCAGCTTTCAGTGGCTTTGATGATGGCAACCGCGTAAAGACCCTGAACTTTACTACTAAAAAAGATCGTCGCCAGGGATATATGGGCAAGATATCAGCCGGCTATGGTACCGACGACCGCTACATGGTAGGTGCAGCTGTAAACTATTATAACGGTAACAGAAGAATAACTGTAACAGGCCTTACCAACAACATCAATATGTTTGATTTCTCGGTTGGTGAAACGCCGGGTGGTGGTATGCGTGGTCGCAGAATGGGTTTTGGTGGCGGACAGCAGACCGGTATCAACAACACGAACACGTTCGGCATCAATTTTAATGATATGTTGGGCAAGAAGATTGAGGTAAGCGGTAACTATAACTATAGCAACCGCGACAATGTGAACGACCTGTACCGTTTCCGTGACTTCATCAACACCGATACTACGTACCTGGAAAACAGCAACGAAAACGAGATTGACGACAGCCACCGCTTTAACCTGCGCTTACAGTACAACATCAACAACAATAACCGTCTATTGGTAACACCAAGTATAACAGTGCAGAACACTGATGCGCTTAGCAAAATAAGTGCTTTTACAGTTGATAATGCTGAAACTGATGCGTCGTCAACCCTGACGGAATCACTTACCAGAAATGAGAGCAGAAACGCGAACATCAACTTCAATAACAATATCCTTTACTCCCACCGTTTCGGAGATTCCGGCCGCATCCTGACTACAAACTTCAGCACAAGCTATAGCAGCACAGATGGCGATACATACCAACTGGAAGACACAGAAAACTTAAATGACCCTACTGAAAACATAAACCGAAACCAGTTCATAAAACTAGACAGAGAGAACCTGTCTTGGAGCGGTAATTTAGATTATTCGCAGCGACTGGGTGAGAACTCACGGTTGCAGTTAGAGTATAACATCGGCAACCAAACCAACGACTCTGACAGAAGAACCTACGATTTTATGGAGAGCGATGAAAGGTATAATGAAGCTCCGAATGCACCTTTGAGCAATACATTCAGAAGTGATTACCTTTCGCAGACATTTGGCCCCAGCTATCAGTACCGCACTGAAAAAGCAAGATTCCAGGCAAACCTGCGCTACCAGCTAGCTTCGTTGCAGAGCGATAATATTTATCCTGCACCTAATACCTTGAAGCGCAATTTCAACTCCGTACTTCCGTCAGCTGAGTTAGAGTACAAGTTCTCAGAAACAAGTAACCTGAATATCAATTTCCGTTCTAATACCAACGTACCTTCGGTTACAGATCTGCAGGAAGTATTAGATATTTCAAGACCTACTCAGCTGCGTGTTGGTAATCCGGCACTGGAACAGGATTACCAGAACCGAATCAACATTCGTTACCGCAACTTTAACGGAGAAACCAACAAAGTTTTTTTTATAGGTATGTTTGGTACGGTTACGCAGAATTATGTTGCCAACAGCGTATACACCAGAGATATTCCGGCTGAGTTTACTGAAGGATACGATCCACAGCCTAATGCACGTTTAACCCGACCTGTGAACATGGATGGCTATTATAATGTGCGTTCATTTGTAAACTATGGTCAGCCGTTAAACTTCATCAGTTCAAACTTCAATGCATTTGGTTCAGTTGGTTATACCCGTACTCCGGGCATGCTGGATGAAAAAGTAAACTATGCGAACACAACGAATGTAGGCGGTGGCCTGAATATCAGCAGCAACATAAGCGAGAAAGTTGACTTTACCATCTCTTCGTTCTCTAGCTATAACATAGTAAAGAACACGTTACAATCGCAAAACAACAACAACTACTTCACACAGACCACCAACCTTCGCTATAACTGGATTCTTTTTAAAGGCTTGGTTTACCGTACTGAATTAAACCACGTGTATAATTCCGGTTTAACAAATGGTGTGGATCCTAGCTATGTACTCTGGAACATGAGCCTGGGCAAAAAACTGTTTAAGAACCAGCAGGGTGAGATCAGTTTCAGCGTGAACGATGTGCTGGGACAGAACGTAAGTGTGCAGCGTAACATTGCTACCGATTACATTGAAGATGTGCAGTCTACGGTACTGCAGCGCTTCTTTATGGTAACATTTAGTTATAACCTGAAGAAATTTGCAAGCGGCTCAGCACCTGAAGAGAATAACAACCGCAGAAATTGGGGACCAGGAATGCGCGGCGCCCATTAA
- a CDS encoding multidrug resistance efflux transporter family protein, with translation MQANQKLKAIGMGVVASVFFCSTYVLNSFISVGNGHWAWTVALRTLFLLLILLGILQYKNQLKPLLHTLKQQPKVWVFWGSIWFGLIYVLLTAAASFGPGWLIAGVFQFTIVAGILLSPFLYKDGRAKIPVRALLLSILILAGIALMQWSQRNGTYTDAQLLICIVLVLLAAVIWPLANRKMLLFVEEQGYELNSMQRVAGTAIGSLPVLFMLMGFGYTEAGLPGNSQLLAVFAISLSSGVIGTILFFKATHLARTHSAALAAVEATQSIEILATVIGEVLLLGIAWPSLTGNVGMFLITAGLILYSIPARKKVLSTV, from the coding sequence ATGCAGGCAAATCAGAAGTTGAAAGCAATAGGAATGGGCGTAGTGGCATCGGTTTTTTTCTGCTCTACCTATGTTTTAAATAGCTTTATCTCGGTAGGTAATGGGCATTGGGCCTGGACGGTAGCGCTACGCACCCTTTTCCTGCTGCTCATTCTGCTGGGTATTTTACAGTACAAAAACCAGCTGAAGCCTTTGTTGCACACCCTAAAGCAACAGCCTAAAGTATGGGTGTTCTGGGGAAGTATCTGGTTCGGTTTAATATATGTGCTGCTCACGGCGGCTGCATCCTTCGGGCCCGGCTGGCTGATTGCCGGAGTGTTTCAGTTTACTATCGTAGCCGGCATTTTGCTGTCACCTTTCCTGTACAAAGATGGGCGGGCCAAAATACCTGTGCGGGCACTCTTACTTTCTATCCTCATACTGGCTGGTATTGCACTCATGCAGTGGAGCCAGCGAAACGGAACTTACACCGATGCGCAGCTGCTGATCTGTATAGTTCTTGTTTTACTAGCAGCTGTTATCTGGCCGCTGGCAAACCGCAAAATGCTGCTTTTTGTGGAGGAGCAGGGCTATGAGCTAAACTCTATGCAGCGCGTGGCAGGTACAGCCATTGGTAGTTTGCCAGTGCTTTTTATGCTGATGGGCTTTGGCTACACAGAGGCAGGTTTACCGGGTAATTCACAACTGTTAGCTGTGTTTGCTATTTCCCTGAGCTCTGGGGTAATCGGTACCATCCTGTTCTTTAAAGCAACGCACCTTGCCCGCACCCATAGCGCCGCGCTGGCTGCTGTAGAGGCGACACAATCCATTGAAATCCTGGCTACCGTAATAGGAGAGGTGCTGCTGCTGGGTATTGCCTGGCCTAGCTTAACCGGAAACGTGGGTATGTTCCTTATAACGGCCGGACTTATACTTTACAGCATTCCGGCCAGGAAGAAGGTGCTGAGCACGGTATAG
- a CDS encoding AraC family transcriptional regulator, with translation MKIKTPESLPTQDLLYERDIAVMPLEEFESELSAIPHRHDAYQLILVQETKGGDNLIDFRRYDMVAGRLFLIGPGQAHQRQSLHERGVLVFFSEAFLQATGITAHDALVLFGAVYQHPYLDLAEDLQQIFLQLAQLIDLELRQPAPSQAILSRYLFILLNYLLRECHVEIAKLTPARHSERLFKLSSLIEENYLSHKPVSFYADALDITPKHLNNLCRQYLHITVADMQNARLLLESKRLLYFTSLSVKEIAYQLGFEDDSYFVRFFKRITGTTPMQFRESGSESTIPEV, from the coding sequence ATGAAAATAAAGACACCGGAATCGCTGCCAACCCAGGACCTGCTCTACGAGCGTGACATTGCTGTTATGCCCTTAGAGGAGTTTGAAAGTGAATTGTCGGCTATTCCGCACCGCCACGATGCTTACCAACTTATACTGGTACAGGAGACCAAAGGCGGTGACAACCTGATCGATTTCCGGCGCTACGATATGGTGGCAGGCAGGCTGTTCCTGATTGGGCCGGGGCAGGCGCACCAGCGGCAGTCGTTGCACGAGCGCGGGGTGCTGGTATTCTTTTCAGAAGCATTTTTACAGGCTACAGGCATTACAGCCCATGATGCGCTGGTGCTTTTCGGAGCAGTTTATCAGCACCCGTATCTGGATCTGGCGGAGGACCTGCAGCAAATTTTTCTGCAACTGGCCCAATTAATTGACCTGGAACTGCGGCAGCCAGCTCCAAGCCAGGCTATACTTTCGCGTTATCTGTTTATCCTGCTAAATTACCTGCTCCGCGAGTGCCATGTTGAAATTGCAAAGCTAACTCCGGCACGCCACAGCGAACGACTTTTCAAGCTCAGCAGCCTGATAGAAGAGAATTATCTAAGCCATAAGCCTGTCTCTTTTTACGCCGATGCACTGGACATCACTCCTAAACACCTGAACAACCTTTGCCGGCAGTACCTGCACATCACCGTTGCCGATATGCAGAACGCACGCCTGTTGCTGGAGAGTAAGCGCCTTTTATACTTTACCAGCTTGTCAGTAAAAGAGATAGCCTATCAGTTGGGCTTTGAGGACGATTCCTATTTTGTGCGGTTCTTTAAGCGCATAACAGGCACTACACCCATGCAATTCAGGGAAAGTGGTTCCGAAAGTACCATACCTGAAGTTTAA
- a CDS encoding helix-turn-helix transcriptional regulator: MFLKEFPDYTWLKQQAEKAFREQLDVNGNKLAKEGWPIVIMNTKSAFCHRPDLKGPFSIFTNISGNSAVQVGSKKVTVSEDSFFITNRAQYYTLDIESDKPVETFNLHLGQDVWEDYTYTCSSSDSKLLDNPSYSQYLPFAEFPNLLQAKNKNISAALNQLYTLSQLPEHTKLQLDEHLVLLFRALTGQKQELQQAISRIPQTKQSTKTELHKRISLATDFILSDPAQQINLEDLASIACMSKFHFLRTFTSIYLTTPHQFILGQKLQRARRLLCKTRATVGEVALWCGFEELSVFSRTFKKYTGYTPQAYRALTN; this comes from the coding sequence ATGTTTCTGAAGGAGTTTCCGGATTATACCTGGCTGAAGCAGCAGGCTGAGAAAGCCTTCCGGGAACAGCTGGATGTGAACGGGAACAAACTGGCAAAAGAAGGCTGGCCCATCGTGATCATGAACACGAAGTCTGCTTTCTGTCACCGCCCCGACCTGAAAGGCCCCTTTTCGATCTTCACCAACATCAGTGGAAATTCTGCTGTACAGGTAGGCTCCAAAAAAGTAACCGTTTCTGAAGACAGCTTCTTTATCACCAATCGCGCTCAGTACTATACCCTGGATATTGAAAGCGACAAACCGGTAGAGACCTTTAACCTGCACCTGGGCCAGGATGTGTGGGAAGATTATACCTATACCTGTTCCAGCTCCGACTCTAAATTACTGGATAACCCAAGCTACAGCCAATACCTGCCGTTTGCTGAATTCCCGAACCTACTGCAGGCGAAAAACAAGAATATAAGCGCTGCCCTAAATCAACTTTATACTTTATCGCAGCTCCCTGAGCATACCAAACTACAGTTGGACGAGCACCTGGTACTGCTGTTTCGGGCATTAACAGGTCAAAAGCAGGAATTGCAGCAGGCCATAAGTCGCATACCGCAAACGAAGCAAAGCACCAAAACTGAACTGCACAAACGCATTAGCCTGGCTACCGATTTTATACTTTCTGACCCCGCACAACAGATAAACCTGGAAGATCTGGCAAGTATAGCCTGCATGTCCAAGTTTCATTTTCTGCGCACTTTTACCAGCATTTACCTCACCACTCCACACCAGTTTATACTTGGCCAGAAACTACAGCGGGCCCGGCGCTTACTCTGCAAAACCCGCGCAACTGTAGGTGAAGTGGCCCTGTGGTGTGGCTTCGAAGAATTATCCGTTTTCAGCAGGACATTTAAGAAATACACCGGCTACACACCACAGGCATACAGGGCTTTAACGAATTAG
- a CDS encoding DEAD/DEAH box helicase: MATTFQDLKLNPVILQNLQELSYTSPTPIQLSAIPLLLSGQDVAAQAETGSGKTAAFGLPIIQQVNPEKQQIQALILVPTRELALQVRQELKQYAKNIPNLKISAFYGGHSFSQERASLAHPPQIAVATPGRLTDHLFRKTLDLSTVKQLVLDEADKLLEMGFEEEIDQIMEALPAKRQAILFSATMPQDVQDLIKESLKNPQFVKASANAIPDQLKLIGIKVEQPQKQDAVVSLLKSINAGGTVVFCNTRAAADELAHALKAEGIAARPLHGGMEQPDRDKMMTLFRNGTTQVLVATDLAARGLDIDLLETIIHYELPDDVAAYQHRSGRTGRAGKKGTVYTLASQRDERKLRDWDQVRMDNWLKAEELLKKSAAPATAQTSAFATLTINAGRKDKISPRDIVGAIIAETGLTSAEIGKIEVQDRASFVAVPQQEAQTIAEKLNNGKIKGRKFRVHLVK; the protein is encoded by the coding sequence ATGGCTACCACTTTCCAGGACCTGAAACTCAACCCGGTTATACTGCAAAACCTGCAGGAACTAAGCTATACTTCGCCTACACCTATCCAGCTAAGTGCCATTCCTCTATTGTTAAGTGGCCAGGATGTGGCAGCGCAGGCTGAAACCGGAAGTGGTAAAACGGCAGCTTTTGGCTTACCGATCATCCAGCAGGTAAATCCTGAAAAGCAACAGATACAGGCGCTTATACTTGTACCAACCCGCGAACTGGCCTTACAGGTACGGCAGGAACTGAAACAATATGCCAAGAACATTCCCAACCTGAAGATCAGTGCTTTTTACGGAGGGCATTCTTTTTCACAGGAACGTGCTTCGCTGGCCCATCCGCCGCAAATTGCCGTGGCTACTCCCGGTCGCTTAACTGATCACCTGTTCCGAAAAACACTGGATTTGAGTACAGTAAAGCAACTGGTTCTGGATGAAGCGGACAAGCTACTGGAGATGGGTTTTGAAGAAGAGATCGACCAGATAATGGAGGCGCTCCCGGCAAAACGCCAGGCCATACTTTTCTCGGCTACTATGCCGCAGGATGTGCAGGACCTGATAAAGGAATCGCTGAAAAACCCGCAGTTCGTAAAAGCTTCGGCCAACGCTATACCTGACCAGCTAAAATTAATAGGAATAAAAGTAGAGCAGCCACAAAAACAAGATGCGGTCGTGAGTCTACTGAAAAGTATAAATGCCGGTGGTACTGTTGTTTTCTGTAATACACGCGCCGCAGCCGACGAACTGGCACATGCCCTGAAAGCCGAAGGTATAGCGGCTCGTCCGCTGCATGGTGGTATGGAGCAACCCGACCGTGATAAAATGATGACGCTGTTCCGCAACGGCACCACACAGGTATTGGTAGCCACAGACCTCGCCGCCCGTGGATTAGATATTGACCTGCTCGAAACAATCATACATTATGAACTGCCGGATGATGTAGCCGCTTACCAGCACCGCAGCGGTCGCACAGGTCGTGCCGGTAAAAAAGGAACCGTTTATACATTGGCTAGCCAACGCGACGAACGCAAACTCCGCGACTGGGACCAGGTGCGTATGGATAACTGGCTGAAGGCAGAGGAACTGCTGAAAAAATCTGCAGCTCCGGCTACAGCGCAAACATCTGCTTTCGCCACGCTTACTATAAATGCCGGCCGAAAAGACAAGATCAGCCCCCGCGATATTGTAGGTGCCATTATAGCTGAGACTGGTTTAACTTCTGCAGAGATTGGGAAAATTGAAGTACAGGACAGGGCAAGTTTTGTAGCTGTGCCGCAGCAGGAAGCCCAAACTATAGCCGAAAAGCTGAACAACGGAAAGATCAAGGGCCGTAAATTCAGGGTGCACCTGGTTAAGTAA
- the rmuC gene encoding DNA recombination protein RmuC, translating into MEILVGIAAFLVGLIVAYLALKGKISALQQSINQAAVAQGVLEGQAKLKAEESEQLKAQLRETQTEILDLTNALTKAETDYDYLNKRLQEQTAELEQLREKFLQQFTSISNQVLMNNAEHFKKVSAENLEQILSPLKDRIKEFEAKVDATYEKSLKDSVSLKEQITQLASLNQQMSQDALNLTKALKGESKTQGNWGEYLLESLLEKSGLRKGLHYEREEVRQNDESKVYRPDVIIRLPDSKHLIIDSKLSLVAYEAYCSCEDDTQLETYLRSHINSIRTHYRDLSSKNYHRLSGINSPDFVMMYIPIEPAFNLALQNDHDLFTDAFEKNIVLVTTSTLLATLRTVAGVWRQEDQKRNVIRIAEESGKLYDKFVGFVDDLKTIGKHIEQSQSAYGLAMNKLTEGKGNLIRKVEQLKELGAKTSKTIDESLLLEAQITEENSEINL; encoded by the coding sequence ATGGAGATTCTAGTTGGTATAGCAGCTTTTTTAGTTGGTCTTATAGTTGCCTACCTGGCGCTTAAAGGTAAAATAAGTGCTTTGCAGCAAAGTATAAATCAGGCTGCTGTGGCGCAGGGTGTTTTGGAGGGACAGGCAAAGTTAAAAGCTGAAGAATCTGAGCAGCTGAAAGCACAGCTCCGCGAAACCCAGACCGAAATACTGGACCTGACCAATGCCCTGACAAAAGCCGAAACTGACTATGATTACCTGAACAAGCGCCTGCAGGAGCAGACAGCCGAACTGGAACAGCTTCGCGAGAAATTCCTGCAGCAGTTTACCAGCATCTCTAACCAGGTGCTCATGAACAACGCCGAGCACTTCAAAAAAGTCTCTGCCGAAAACCTGGAGCAAATTCTCTCACCGTTAAAGGACAGGATAAAGGAATTTGAAGCTAAGGTGGATGCCACCTACGAGAAAAGCCTGAAAGACAGTGTTTCTTTAAAAGAGCAGATAACGCAACTTGCATCGCTTAACCAGCAAATGAGCCAGGATGCCCTGAACCTGACCAAAGCACTGAAAGGCGAAAGCAAAACGCAGGGTAACTGGGGCGAATACCTGCTGGAAAGCCTGCTGGAGAAATCCGGGTTGCGCAAAGGCCTGCATTACGAGCGCGAAGAAGTACGCCAGAACGACGAGAGCAAAGTATACCGTCCGGACGTGATCATCCGCCTGCCCGACAGCAAGCACCTGATCATCGATTCCAAACTATCGTTGGTTGCCTACGAAGCCTACTGCAGCTGCGAAGACGATACCCAACTGGAGACGTACCTGCGCAGTCATATAAATTCTATTCGCACGCATTACCGTGATCTGAGCAGCAAGAACTACCATCGTTTAAGTGGCATCAACTCCCCGGACTTCGTGATGATGTACATCCCGATAGAGCCGGCCTTTAACCTGGCCCTGCAAAACGACCACGACCTGTTTACCGATGCATTTGAGAAGAACATTGTGCTGGTAACTACTTCTACCCTATTGGCAACATTACGTACAGTGGCCGGTGTGTGGCGACAGGAAGACCAGAAACGAAACGTGATACGCATAGCAGAAGAAAGCGGCAAACTATACGACAAGTTTGTAGGCTTTGTAGATGATCTGAAAACCATAGGCAAGCACATTGAGCAGAGCCAATCGGCTTATGGTTTGGCCATGAACAAACTTACCGAAGGCAAAGGCAACCTGATACGCAAGGTGGAACAGTTGAAGGAATTAGGTGCCAAAACCAGCAAAACCATAGATGAGAGCCTTCTACTGGAAGCGCAGATAACGGAAGAAAATTCTGAAATAAACCTATAG
- a CDS encoding nuclear transport factor 2 family protein has product MKNLFPALLILAGTTLSCQQQTNTATEVPETATIATESTDAAAVKVMHQMFEAFNSHDLAAMQTLYADSVVFMSPEMEKPVVGAHHVKTIYGPLFEMAPNVKDEVKHYIHSNGEVAVEFVSTGTIENISPDDPAQMKGKTFELKIFARLKVKDGKIIEDVSYFDQMAFLKQVGLME; this is encoded by the coding sequence ATGAAAAACCTGTTCCCTGCCCTGCTTATACTTGCAGGCACAACTTTATCTTGCCAGCAGCAAACCAATACGGCAACAGAAGTTCCTGAAACAGCAACTATAGCCACCGAAAGCACCGATGCTGCTGCCGTGAAGGTAATGCACCAGATGTTTGAAGCCTTTAACAGCCACGACCTGGCTGCCATGCAGACACTATATGCAGATAGTGTTGTGTTTATGTCGCCTGAAATGGAAAAGCCTGTTGTTGGGGCGCATCATGTAAAAACAATATACGGTCCGCTGTTTGAGATGGCACCCAATGTAAAAGATGAAGTAAAGCACTACATCCACAGCAATGGCGAGGTAGCAGTTGAGTTTGTATCGACAGGAACTATTGAGAACATTAGCCCTGATGATCCGGCACAGATGAAAGGCAAGACCTTTGAACTGAAAATATTTGCACGCCTGAAAGTAAAGGATGGGAAGATTATAGAAGACGTTTCTTATTTTGACCAGATGGCCTTTCTGAAACAAGTAGGTTTAATGGAATAA
- a CDS encoding M2 family metallopeptidase — protein sequence MKKIILTGLTAAILFSCTSQKTETATQTTTTEQASVKQDVQAFLDSYAKTFQQLYTRSAEAEWASNTKIVEGDTTNAANTRRANEAFAAFTGSVENIEKARGFLKQKEQLTPLQVKQLNAILFAAANNPQTVPDVVKARIKAETEQTEKLYGFDYKIAGKSVTTNDIDNILKSENDLKKRLAAWNASKEVGPGLKPGLLNLRDLRNKTVQSLGYDDYFTYQASDYGMTREEMMAMMQQINKELLPLYRELHTYARYELAKQYGAKEVPDYLPAHWLPNRWGQDWSPMVEVKGINLDGALKQKGDKWLVEQAERFYVSLGFDELPETFYTKSSLYPLPANANYKKNNHASAWHMDLDKDVRSLMSVEPNSEWYETTHHELGHIYYYMSYTNPDVPVLLRSGANRAYHEAIGSLMGLAAMQKPFLAELNLIDKNAKTDEVQTLLKEALSYVTFIPFASGVMSEWEHDFYAKNLPADQLNKRWWELAKKYQGMVPPTERGENYLDPATKTHINDDAAQYYDYALSYVILFQLHDHIAKNILKQDPHATNYYGNKEVGKFLNDIMYPGASADWRKMLKEKTGEELSARAMVAYFQPLMAYLKQQNKGRKYTI from the coding sequence ATGAAAAAAATCATTTTAACCGGCTTAACGGCAGCTATACTTTTCTCCTGCACCAGCCAGAAAACTGAAACAGCAACTCAAACTACAACAACTGAGCAAGCCTCTGTAAAACAGGACGTGCAGGCTTTTCTGGACAGTTATGCTAAAACATTCCAGCAGCTGTATACCAGATCAGCAGAAGCAGAATGGGCATCTAATACAAAAATTGTAGAAGGTGATACGACCAATGCAGCTAACACGCGCCGAGCCAACGAAGCGTTTGCTGCTTTTACCGGTAGCGTAGAAAACATAGAGAAGGCTCGTGGTTTCCTGAAGCAAAAAGAGCAGCTGACTCCATTACAGGTGAAACAGTTGAATGCTATACTTTTTGCAGCAGCCAATAACCCTCAGACTGTACCGGATGTAGTAAAGGCCCGCATTAAAGCAGAGACTGAGCAGACCGAAAAACTTTACGGTTTTGATTATAAAATTGCAGGTAAGTCTGTTACAACCAATGATATTGACAACATCCTGAAAAGTGAGAACGACCTGAAAAAGCGTCTTGCTGCCTGGAATGCCAGTAAAGAAGTTGGACCGGGTCTTAAGCCTGGTCTGCTGAATCTCCGCGACCTGCGCAACAAAACAGTGCAGAGTCTGGGCTACGACGACTACTTTACATACCAGGCATCAGATTACGGCATGACCCGTGAAGAAATGATGGCCATGATGCAGCAGATAAACAAGGAGCTGTTGCCGCTGTACCGTGAACTGCATACCTACGCCCGGTATGAACTAGCCAAACAATATGGTGCCAAAGAAGTGCCAGATTACCTGCCTGCACACTGGCTGCCAAACCGCTGGGGCCAGGACTGGAGCCCAATGGTAGAAGTAAAAGGTATAAACCTGGATGGCGCCCTGAAACAAAAAGGAGATAAATGGCTGGTGGAGCAGGCAGAGCGCTTCTATGTAAGCCTAGGCTTTGATGAATTACCGGAAACGTTCTATACCAAATCGAGTTTGTACCCGCTGCCGGCAAACGCCAACTATAAAAAGAACAACCACGCATCGGCCTGGCACATGGACCTGGATAAGGACGTACGCAGCCTGATGAGCGTAGAGCCAAATTCGGAGTGGTATGAAACCACGCACCACGAGCTTGGCCACATTTACTATTACATGAGCTACACCAACCCGGATGTGCCGGTGCTGTTACGTAGCGGTGCAAACCGTGCTTACCACGAGGCTATTGGTAGCTTAATGGGTCTGGCAGCGATGCAGAAACCATTCCTGGCAGAGCTGAACCTGATAGACAAAAATGCTAAGACAGACGAGGTACAGACCTTATTAAAAGAAGCGCTGAGCTACGTTACGTTTATACCTTTTGCATCAGGTGTAATGAGCGAGTGGGAACACGACTTCTACGCTAAAAACCTGCCTGCTGACCAGTTGAACAAGCGTTGGTGGGAACTGGCTAAGAAGTACCAGGGTATGGTGCCGCCAACCGAGCGCGGCGAAAACTACCTGGACCCGGCAACTAAAACGCACATTAACGACGATGCTGCCCAGTATTATGACTACGCGCTGTCTTATGTGATCCTGTTCCAGTTGCACGACCATATCGCCAAGAACATCCTGAAGCAGGACCCGCACGCCACCAACTACTATGGCAACAAAGAAGTGGGCAAGTTCCTGAACGACATCATGTACCCAGGTGCATCGGCTGACTGGCGTAAAATGCTGAAGGAGAAAACAGGTGAAGAACTAAGCGCCAGAGCCATGGTAGCATACTTCCAACCGCTGATGGCTTACCTAAAACAGCAAAACAAAGGCCGTAAGTATACCATCTAA